Proteins co-encoded in one Pyxidicoccus xibeiensis genomic window:
- a CDS encoding ABC transporter permease: MKRRPPVWLLASGVAMAALALLPALYLVVRASEADADTWRLLLRDRTWGLLWRTLGLAVAVTVCAAAVSLPLAWLTARTDLPWRRVWTVLLCVPLALPTFVSGYVLLAAFGTGGALEEPLSRWGLPVPPVYGFPGALLALTVSTYPYFLLALRAGLLSQDPAWLEGARSLGLTPARAFWRVTVPLLRPAFASGALLVGLYVLSDFGAVALVQYDAFSRAIYVQYEGAYDRTYAALLGLALVVVTVAVLVLEVRLRGKAGYHRSAKGAARAMSPVRLGRWRVPALLLCGVVVALGVGLPVGVLLFWGVRGLAGPEVTVLGPALNSVLASVLGAVASVLGALPLAFLAVRYPGRLSVAMERAAYGGYALPPIVLALSLVFLGVQVLPFLYGTLAMLVLAYLVRFLPQGVGVVRSTLLQLNPHLPEAAASLGQPPSGVFRRVTMPLLRPGLLAGGALVFLTAMKELPATLLLAPIGFDTLATRVWSATAEGRFAEAALPALVLMAVSTLGVGLLVSQEGGSAPG; the protein is encoded by the coding sequence ATGAAGCGCCGTCCTCCCGTGTGGCTGCTGGCGTCGGGCGTGGCCATGGCCGCGCTCGCGCTGCTGCCCGCGCTGTACCTCGTCGTGCGCGCGTCGGAGGCGGACGCGGACACCTGGCGCCTGCTCCTGCGCGACAGGACGTGGGGCCTGCTGTGGCGCACGCTGGGGCTGGCCGTGGCGGTGACGGTGTGCGCGGCGGCGGTGTCCCTGCCGCTGGCGTGGCTCACCGCTCGCACGGACCTGCCGTGGCGGCGCGTGTGGACGGTGCTGCTGTGCGTGCCGCTGGCCCTGCCCACCTTCGTCAGCGGCTATGTGCTGCTGGCGGCGTTCGGCACCGGCGGCGCGCTGGAGGAGCCCCTGTCGCGGTGGGGCCTGCCGGTGCCCCCGGTGTACGGCTTCCCGGGAGCGCTGCTGGCGCTCACCGTGTCCACCTACCCGTACTTCCTGCTCGCGCTGCGGGCCGGGCTGCTGTCGCAGGACCCGGCGTGGCTGGAGGGGGCACGCAGCCTGGGCCTCACGCCAGCGCGGGCCTTCTGGCGGGTGACGGTGCCGCTGTTGCGTCCGGCCTTCGCCTCCGGGGCGCTGCTGGTGGGGCTGTACGTGCTGTCGGACTTCGGCGCGGTGGCGCTGGTGCAGTACGACGCCTTCTCTCGCGCCATCTACGTCCAGTACGAGGGCGCGTATGACCGCACCTACGCGGCGCTGCTGGGCCTGGCGCTGGTGGTGGTGACGGTGGCGGTGCTGGTGCTGGAGGTGCGGCTGCGCGGGAAGGCGGGCTACCACCGCAGTGCGAAGGGCGCGGCGAGGGCCATGTCCCCGGTGCGGCTGGGGCGCTGGCGCGTGCCGGCGCTGCTGCTGTGCGGCGTGGTGGTGGCGCTGGGCGTGGGGCTGCCGGTGGGCGTGCTCCTCTTCTGGGGCGTGCGGGGCCTGGCGGGCCCGGAGGTGACGGTGTTGGGGCCGGCGCTCAACTCGGTGCTGGCCTCGGTGCTGGGTGCGGTGGCGTCCGTGCTGGGCGCGCTGCCGCTGGCCTTCCTGGCGGTGCGCTACCCCGGGCGGCTCAGCGTGGCGATGGAGCGCGCGGCATACGGTGGGTATGCGCTGCCGCCCATCGTCCTGGCGCTGTCGCTCGTCTTCCTCGGAGTGCAGGTGCTGCCCTTCCTCTACGGCACGCTGGCCATGCTGGTGCTGGCCTACCTCGTGCGCTTCCTGCCGCAGGGCGTGGGCGTGGTGCGCTCCACGCTGCTGCAGCTCAACCCGCACCTGCCCGAAGCCGCGGCGTCGCTGGGCCAGCCTCCGTCCGGCGTCTTCCGCCGCGTCACGATGCCGCTCTTGCGGCCGGGGCTGCTGGCGGGTGGGGCGCTCGTCTTCCTCACGGCGATGAAGGAGCTGCCGGCCACGCTGCTGTTGGCGCCCATCGGCTTCGACACGCTGGCCACGCGCGTGTGGAGCGCCACCGCCGAGGGCCGCTTCGCGGAGGCCGCGCTGCCGGCGCTGGTGCTGATGGCCGTGTCCACGCTGGGTGTGGGGCTGCTCGTCTCGCAGGAGGGCGGCTCGGCGCCGGGCTGA
- a CDS encoding iron ABC transporter substrate-binding protein, which translates to MKRLLLLTLSLSLSSSALAAETLTVYSGRNEKLVGPLFKKFTEKTGIEVKVRYGETPQLAATLLEEGAKTPADVFFAQDAGGLGAMANAGRLQALPKETLDKVDARFRSPQGMWVGTSGRARTVAYNTKKVKAADLPKSILGFTDAKWKGRLGWAPTNASFQAFVTALRLLKGEEAATQWLKGMQANSPRVYKNNAAIIEALSRGEIDAGFVNHYYLYAAKKDKSELPVANHFVEAGDPGALVNVAGVGILKETKKADAARKLAAYLLEPEAQAYFSQETFEYPLVSGVKSAAALPELSKVGSPALDLSKLDDLRGTVKLLQDTGVL; encoded by the coding sequence ATGAAGCGACTCCTCCTGCTGACCCTGTCCCTGTCCCTGTCTTCCTCCGCGCTCGCGGCGGAGACGCTCACAGTCTACTCCGGCCGCAACGAGAAGCTGGTCGGCCCCCTCTTCAAGAAGTTCACCGAGAAGACCGGCATCGAGGTGAAGGTGCGCTACGGCGAGACGCCGCAGCTGGCCGCCACGCTACTGGAGGAGGGCGCGAAGACGCCCGCCGACGTGTTCTTCGCGCAGGACGCGGGCGGCCTGGGGGCCATGGCCAACGCCGGCCGGCTCCAGGCGCTGCCCAAGGAGACGCTGGACAAGGTGGACGCGCGCTTCCGCTCGCCGCAGGGGATGTGGGTGGGCACCAGCGGCCGTGCGCGCACGGTGGCGTACAACACCAAGAAGGTGAAGGCGGCGGACCTGCCCAAGAGCATCCTCGGCTTCACGGACGCGAAGTGGAAGGGCCGGCTGGGCTGGGCGCCCACCAACGCGTCCTTCCAGGCCTTCGTCACCGCGCTGCGGCTGCTCAAGGGCGAGGAGGCCGCCACGCAGTGGCTCAAGGGCATGCAGGCCAACAGCCCGCGCGTCTACAAGAACAACGCGGCCATCATCGAGGCGCTGTCGCGCGGTGAAATCGACGCGGGCTTCGTGAACCACTACTACCTGTACGCCGCGAAGAAGGACAAGAGCGAGCTGCCCGTGGCCAACCACTTCGTCGAGGCGGGAGACCCGGGCGCGCTGGTGAACGTGGCGGGCGTGGGCATCCTCAAGGAGACGAAGAAGGCGGACGCGGCGCGCAAGCTCGCGGCGTACCTGCTGGAGCCCGAGGCCCAGGCGTACTTCTCCCAGGAGACGTTCGAGTACCCGCTGGTGTCCGGCGTGAAGTCCGCCGCCGCGCTGCCGGAGCTGTCCAAGGTGGGCTCGCCCGCGCTGGACCTCTCCAAGCTGGACGACCTGCGCGGCACGGTGAAGCTGCTGCAGGACACCGGCGTCCTCTGA
- a CDS encoding nuclear transport factor 2 family protein → MLRPLITAVLLVASTSLAQQAQPPPAQQPPPAAAKTTPPAAAKTAPSPAVQNSMKAAGDRTQAALQQAPAARPEDVRSIPALTAALYDVISGPAGKARDWQRFRSLFYPGAHMIPVRRAKAGAGPGISPITPDDYATWGVDFFAKHAFYEKETHRQVAGYGDLVNVLSAYETRDTPDGPVTSKGVNSLQLVFDGQRWWVLNIAWIDEKTAGTPIPKDFARKE, encoded by the coding sequence ATGCTTCGCCCGCTCATCACCGCCGTCCTGCTCGTCGCCTCGACCTCGCTGGCGCAACAGGCCCAGCCTCCCCCCGCGCAGCAGCCGCCTCCGGCCGCCGCCAAGACGACGCCTCCCGCCGCCGCGAAGACGGCGCCCTCGCCGGCCGTGCAGAACTCGATGAAGGCCGCGGGCGACCGCACCCAGGCCGCGCTCCAGCAGGCCCCCGCCGCCCGGCCCGAGGACGTGCGCTCCATCCCCGCGCTCACCGCCGCGCTCTACGACGTCATCAGCGGCCCCGCGGGCAAGGCGCGCGACTGGCAGCGCTTCCGCTCCCTGTTCTACCCGGGCGCCCACATGATTCCCGTCCGGCGCGCGAAGGCCGGCGCGGGCCCGGGCATCTCGCCCATCACCCCGGACGACTACGCCACCTGGGGCGTGGACTTCTTCGCCAAGCACGCCTTCTACGAGAAGGAGACGCACCGGCAGGTGGCCGGCTACGGCGACCTGGTCAACGTGCTGAGCGCCTACGAGACGCGCGACACGCCGGACGGGCCGGTGACGTCCAAGGGCGTCAACAGCCTGCAGCTCGTGTTCGACGGCCAGCGCTGGTGGGTGCTGAACATCGCCTGGATTGACGAGAAGACCGCGGGCACTCCGATTCCGAAGGACTTCGCGCGCAAGGAGTAG
- a CDS encoding PfkB family carbohydrate kinase: protein MSLRPSRDVLVVGNYCHDLLRLGPGRQTHALGGSSAYISAVLDAVAVDYTVAAVAGEDFRYAGQVRHPPRVVPGTRTTQFTADWDTGERVLRVSARAEPIRPEDITVDARVALACGVMGELLPETLVRVSERARHVVADAQGLLRTLDGEGRVLHVRLSETPYAALLGRIHVLKASEDEARAMDVERVRQQTCLVITRGHAGCTVLTSAARLDVPAFPADEVDPTGAGDCFLAGFALGLLRELPLARCAELANWFGAQAVMQVGVPKVDVAALPAALR from the coding sequence GTGAGCCTCCGGCCCTCGCGTGACGTGCTCGTCGTGGGCAACTACTGCCACGACCTGCTGCGGCTCGGACCCGGGCGGCAGACGCACGCGCTCGGGGGCTCGTCGGCGTACATCTCCGCGGTGCTCGACGCCGTGGCGGTGGACTACACGGTGGCCGCCGTGGCGGGTGAGGACTTCCGCTACGCGGGTCAGGTCCGGCATCCGCCGCGAGTCGTCCCGGGGACGCGCACCACGCAGTTCACCGCGGACTGGGACACGGGGGAGCGGGTGCTGCGCGTCAGCGCGCGGGCGGAGCCCATCCGCCCCGAGGACATCACCGTGGACGCGCGCGTGGCGCTGGCCTGTGGCGTGATGGGGGAGCTGCTTCCGGAGACGCTGGTCCGCGTCTCCGAGCGGGCCCGGCACGTGGTGGCGGATGCGCAGGGGCTGCTGCGGACGCTGGACGGCGAGGGCCGGGTCCTCCACGTGCGTCTGTCCGAGACTCCGTATGCCGCGCTCCTCGGGCGCATCCACGTGCTGAAGGCCAGCGAGGACGAGGCCCGTGCGATGGACGTGGAGCGGGTGCGGCAGCAGACGTGCCTCGTCATCACGCGGGGACACGCGGGCTGCACGGTGCTGACGTCGGCTGCGCGCCTCGACGTGCCGGCCTTTCCGGCGGACGAGGTGGACCCCACGGGCGCCGGGGACTGCTTCCTCGCGGGCTTCGCGCTGGGCCTGCTGCGGGAGCTGCCGCTGGCGCGGTGCGCGGAGCTGGCCAACTGGTTCGGGGCGCAGGCGGTGATGCAGGTGGGCGTGCCGAAGGTGGACGTGGCGGCGCTTCCGGCAGCGCTGCGGTGA
- a CDS encoding glycoside hydrolase family 2 TIM barrel-domain containing protein: MKPVRPLLLALLLALVLIPAGAADAKTAIVRVDNQWQLQVDGKPYIARGVTFSGSSSSAAYEQDCAKLAALGVNTLRTWGVSTETKYLLDAAHKHGMKVMVGLWLRQGQPGAESDDSFDYTRDTAGMKKQLADTLTHVKFFKDHPAVLAWGIGNEVLLNSPNDAAKEAYARFLEKVVREVKKVDASHPVISVDAWMFGVPWWEKFTPSLDAYGINVYGGGVHVLPDTLQKAGVVKPWFITEFGAQGEWDAPKDANGVPREPTDAEKYDAIVDGWKNALAPHVQAGRCLGLFVFNYSASFDHTSLWLGMLSGTSTRPAWHAVREAYTGQKPAAPLPQVASVTISDVKREESGTWALVRVVMKDTAGAPPQVSFAYNFRGGATRHERDSVVRLEAKAGPTPDSWRVRMPNVKGAIKLYALAKDSSGHLAAATTSVALPPASQAATPSP, encoded by the coding sequence ATGAAACCGGTCCGCCCTCTCCTCCTGGCCCTCCTGCTGGCCCTCGTCCTCATTCCGGCAGGTGCCGCGGATGCGAAGACGGCCATCGTCAGGGTCGACAACCAGTGGCAGCTCCAGGTCGATGGGAAGCCATACATCGCCAGGGGCGTCACCTTCAGCGGCAGCAGCAGCTCCGCCGCGTACGAGCAGGACTGCGCGAAGCTCGCGGCGCTCGGGGTGAACACGCTTCGCACGTGGGGAGTCAGCACGGAGACGAAGTACCTGCTCGATGCCGCGCACAAGCACGGGATGAAGGTGATGGTCGGACTCTGGCTGCGCCAGGGGCAGCCCGGTGCGGAGAGCGACGACTCGTTCGACTACACGCGCGACACCGCCGGCATGAAGAAGCAGCTCGCGGACACGCTCACGCACGTGAAGTTCTTCAAGGACCACCCCGCCGTGCTCGCCTGGGGCATCGGCAACGAGGTGCTGTTGAACTCTCCGAACGATGCCGCGAAGGAGGCCTATGCCCGCTTCCTGGAGAAGGTCGTCCGCGAGGTGAAGAAGGTGGACGCGAGCCACCCCGTCATCTCCGTCGACGCGTGGATGTTCGGCGTGCCCTGGTGGGAGAAATTCACACCGTCCCTCGACGCGTACGGCATCAACGTCTACGGCGGCGGCGTCCACGTGCTCCCCGACACGCTCCAGAAGGCAGGCGTGGTGAAGCCGTGGTTCATCACCGAGTTCGGCGCCCAGGGCGAGTGGGATGCCCCCAAGGACGCGAACGGCGTCCCTCGCGAGCCCACGGATGCGGAGAAGTACGACGCCATCGTCGACGGCTGGAAGAACGCGCTCGCGCCCCACGTGCAGGCCGGGCGCTGCCTGGGCCTCTTCGTCTTCAACTACAGCGCGTCGTTCGACCACACCAGCCTCTGGCTCGGCATGCTGTCGGGCACGTCCACCCGGCCGGCGTGGCACGCGGTGCGCGAGGCGTACACGGGCCAGAAGCCCGCAGCCCCGCTGCCCCAGGTCGCCAGCGTCACCATCAGCGACGTGAAGCGCGAGGAGTCGGGGACCTGGGCCCTGGTGCGCGTGGTAATGAAGGACACGGCAGGAGCGCCGCCCCAGGTCTCCTTCGCCTACAACTTCCGGGGCGGCGCCACGCGGCATGAGCGCGACTCGGTGGTGCGGCTCGAAGCCAAGGCAGGCCCCACGCCCGACTCCTGGCGGGTGCGCATGCCGAACGTGAAGGGGGCCATCAAGCTCTATGCGCTCGCCAAGGACAGCAGCGGCCACCTCGCGGCAGCGACCACATCCGTCGCGCTGCCACCTGCGTCCCAGGCCGCGACTCCATCGCCCTGA
- the gyrA gene encoding DNA gyrase subunit A: MADDTTDKPATPPAPPPPGSAGELIPVNIEDEMRRSYLDYSMSVIIGRALPDVRDGLKPVHRRVLFAMNDLGNLHNRAYKKSARVVGDVIGKYHPHGDASVYDAMVRLAQEWSLRYLLVDGQGNFGSVDGDSPAAMRYTEVRMERLAEDLLADIDKDTVDFGPNYDDSLEEPLVLPSKFPNLLVNGSSGIAVGMTTNIPPHNMTEVINGTLHLIDNPECTVRDLMEFITGPDFPTAAIITGREGIVRAYETGRGQLTVRARAEIETSKRADREAIIFTEIPFQVNKARLIEKIADLVREKKLEGISDIRDESDRQGMRIVIELKRDAISQVVLNNLFQMTPLETTFGCVMLAIDGGQPRTLNLKQMLDRFVAHRRDVVTRRSRYELRKALARMHIVEGLLVAQDLIDLVVSLIRASRDPDEARWGLMNILSPALYEHERFASLPRIDYAKAKAQMEMLVSRARNEEPSYGGLAHKYEGAGFSQEQAQNILEMRLQRLTGLQREELFRELIALIRDITRLQDILANERSLLTVIKTELMEIRDRYGDKRRTEITGAVDEITSEDLIAEETMVVTLSHTGYVKRSPLSEYRAQKRGGRGKTGAATKEDDFVSKLFVASTHAFLMPITTKGKLYSLKVHQIPQASRTSRGKAMVNLVQFGEGERLAQVLVTRDFPENRYVFFVTKKGVVKRTDLSAFENVRSSGIIALGIDDGDELVSVMITDGSKDILLSTASGMSIRFPEEEVRSMGRQAYGVKGITLEDGDEVVGADMVEKDTAILTVTENGYGKRTLEAEYRQQGRGGKGIIDIKTTERNGKVVGLLQVKDSDEVMLVTNGGMLIRMRVKEISTIGRNTQGVRLIALENEQEKVMAISKLPEGETSEDEETVSPVEVSASAEGGASEEAASTEETAPAEGADGGEDSGTEGSGEPEQG; the protein is encoded by the coding sequence ATGGCTGACGACACCACCGACAAGCCGGCAACGCCCCCCGCGCCTCCGCCTCCTGGCAGCGCCGGGGAACTCATTCCCGTCAACATCGAAGACGAGATGCGCCGTTCGTATCTCGACTACTCGATGTCCGTCATCATCGGGCGCGCGCTGCCCGACGTGCGTGACGGCCTCAAGCCCGTGCATCGCCGCGTGCTGTTCGCGATGAACGACCTCGGCAACCTCCACAACCGCGCCTACAAGAAGAGCGCGCGCGTGGTGGGCGACGTCATCGGCAAGTACCACCCGCACGGCGATGCCTCGGTGTACGACGCCATGGTGCGCCTGGCGCAGGAGTGGAGCCTGCGCTACCTCCTGGTGGACGGCCAGGGCAACTTCGGCTCGGTGGACGGCGACTCGCCGGCGGCCATGCGCTACACGGAAGTGCGCATGGAGCGGCTGGCGGAGGACCTGCTGGCCGACATCGACAAGGACACGGTGGACTTCGGTCCCAACTACGACGACTCGCTGGAAGAGCCGCTCGTCCTCCCGTCGAAGTTCCCCAACCTCCTGGTCAACGGCAGCAGCGGCATCGCGGTGGGCATGACCACCAACATCCCGCCGCACAACATGACCGAGGTCATCAACGGCACCCTGCACCTCATCGACAATCCCGAGTGCACCGTCCGCGACCTGATGGAGTTCATCACGGGTCCGGACTTCCCCACGGCCGCCATCATCACCGGCCGCGAGGGCATCGTCCGGGCCTATGAGACGGGCCGCGGCCAGCTCACCGTCCGCGCGCGCGCGGAAATCGAGACCTCCAAGCGGGCGGACCGTGAAGCCATCATCTTCACGGAGATTCCGTTCCAGGTGAACAAGGCGCGGCTCATCGAGAAGATCGCCGACCTGGTGCGCGAGAAGAAGCTGGAAGGCATCAGCGACATCCGCGACGAGAGCGACCGCCAGGGCATGCGCATCGTCATCGAGCTCAAGCGCGATGCGATTTCGCAGGTGGTGCTCAACAACCTGTTCCAGATGACGCCGCTGGAGACGACGTTCGGCTGCGTCATGCTGGCCATCGACGGCGGGCAGCCGCGCACGCTGAACCTGAAGCAGATGCTCGACAGGTTCGTCGCCCACCGCCGCGACGTGGTGACGCGCCGCAGCCGCTACGAGCTGCGCAAGGCGCTGGCGCGCATGCACATCGTCGAGGGCCTGCTCGTCGCACAGGACCTCATCGACCTGGTGGTCAGCCTCATCCGCGCGTCCAGGGACCCGGACGAGGCGCGCTGGGGCCTGATGAACATCCTGTCGCCCGCGCTCTACGAGCACGAGCGCTTCGCCAGCCTGCCGCGCATCGACTACGCGAAGGCGAAGGCGCAGATGGAGATGCTCGTCTCGCGCGCGCGCAACGAGGAGCCGAGCTATGGCGGCCTCGCCCACAAGTACGAGGGCGCGGGTTTCAGCCAGGAGCAGGCGCAGAACATCCTCGAGATGCGGCTGCAGCGCCTCACGGGCCTGCAGCGCGAGGAGCTGTTCCGCGAGCTCATCGCCCTGATTCGCGACATCACCCGGCTGCAGGACATCCTGGCCAACGAGCGCAGCCTGCTCACCGTCATCAAGACGGAGCTGATGGAGATTCGCGACCGCTACGGCGACAAGCGCCGCACGGAAATCACGGGCGCGGTGGACGAAATCACCAGCGAGGACCTCATCGCCGAGGAGACGATGGTGGTCACGCTGTCGCACACCGGCTACGTGAAGCGCTCGCCGCTGAGTGAGTACCGGGCGCAGAAGCGCGGTGGGCGCGGCAAGACGGGGGCGGCGACGAAGGAAGACGACTTCGTCAGCAAGCTCTTCGTGGCGAGCACCCACGCGTTCCTGATGCCGATTACCACCAAGGGCAAGCTGTACTCGCTCAAGGTGCACCAGATTCCGCAGGCCAGCCGCACGTCGCGCGGCAAGGCCATGGTGAACCTGGTGCAGTTCGGCGAGGGCGAGCGGCTGGCGCAGGTGCTGGTGACGCGGGACTTCCCGGAGAACCGCTACGTCTTCTTCGTCACGAAGAAGGGCGTGGTGAAGCGCACGGACCTGAGCGCGTTCGAGAACGTCCGCTCCAGCGGCATCATCGCGCTGGGCATCGACGACGGGGACGAGCTGGTGTCGGTGATGATTACCGACGGCAGCAAGGACATCCTGCTGTCGACGGCGTCGGGCATGAGCATCCGCTTCCCGGAGGAGGAGGTCCGCTCCATGGGCCGGCAGGCCTACGGCGTGAAGGGCATCACGCTGGAGGACGGCGACGAGGTGGTGGGCGCGGACATGGTGGAGAAGGACACCGCCATCCTCACGGTGACGGAGAACGGCTACGGCAAGCGCACGCTGGAGGCCGAGTACCGGCAGCAGGGCCGCGGCGGCAAGGGCATCATCGACATCAAGACCACCGAGCGGAACGGCAAGGTGGTGGGCCTGCTCCAGGTGAAGGACTCGGACGAGGTGATGCTCGTCACCAACGGTGGGATGCTCATCCGCATGCGGGTGAAGGAGATCTCCACCATCGGCCGCAACACGCAGGGCGTGCGGCTGATTGCCCTGGAGAACGAGCAGGAGAAGGTGATGGCCATCTCCAAGCTCCCCGAGGGCGAGACGTCCGAGGACGAGGAGACCGTGTCCCCGGTCGAGGTCAGCGCCTCGGCCGAGGGCGGCGCTTCCGAGGAGGCGGCTTCCACGGAAGAGACTGCTCCGGCGGAGGGCGCCGACGGCGGCGAGGACTCCGGCACGGAGGGCTCTGGAGAGCCCGAGCAGGGCTGA
- a CDS encoding tetratricopeptide repeat protein, with product MAKSSSRKSPAKAKKPAARAAPAKAAKPAAPAKARPPRQVVATPVAAPSSSDTGPRPPVLEAEPVLESESGAAAEPQKALPAGEPAGRVLPFEIDPKQLEEGLRKLQGEVVHWANKGRYTRVRFKFRGKQLLPDLPLAAVVAAEGLTFYWGGILRVLIANVVGGSVFQVELVNDAEKRVQAGKEALLSGDVDQALTLFREALAMDRDFASAHLNVGVALKLKGDRDGALAAFEKAREKDPEGPIGTEAERLAAPLRPQGSTRTA from the coding sequence ATGGCCAAGAGCTCCTCCCGCAAGTCCCCAGCGAAGGCGAAGAAGCCCGCCGCCCGCGCCGCGCCCGCGAAGGCGGCGAAGCCCGCCGCTCCGGCGAAGGCCCGCCCGCCGCGCCAGGTGGTCGCCACGCCCGTCGCCGCCCCGTCCTCCTCTGACACCGGGCCGCGTCCTCCTGTCCTGGAAGCCGAGCCTGTCCTGGAATCCGAGTCCGGCGCCGCCGCTGAGCCCCAGAAGGCGCTCCCGGCCGGCGAGCCCGCGGGCCGCGTGCTGCCCTTCGAAATCGACCCGAAGCAGCTGGAAGAGGGGCTGCGCAAGCTCCAGGGCGAGGTGGTGCACTGGGCCAACAAGGGCCGCTACACGCGGGTGCGCTTCAAGTTCCGCGGCAAGCAGCTGCTGCCGGACCTGCCGCTGGCCGCCGTGGTGGCCGCGGAGGGACTCACGTTCTACTGGGGCGGAATCCTCCGGGTGCTCATCGCCAACGTGGTGGGCGGCAGCGTCTTCCAGGTGGAGCTGGTCAACGACGCGGAGAAGCGCGTCCAGGCCGGCAAGGAGGCGCTGCTGTCGGGTGACGTGGACCAGGCGCTGACACTCTTCCGCGAGGCCCTGGCCATGGACCGGGATTTCGCCTCCGCGCACCTCAACGTGGGCGTGGCCCTGAAGCTCAAGGGCGACCGCGACGGCGCGCTGGCGGCCTTCGAGAAGGCCAGGGAGAAGGACCCGGAAGGCCCCATCGGCACCGAGGCCGAGCGGCTGGCCGCCCCCCTGCGTCCCCAGGGTTCCACGCGCACCGCCTAG
- a CDS encoding M24 family metallopeptidase, which yields MTRARPVLLSALLTAVPLWAPLASAAGGADIVSPDAWPRIRKERIQKLLPQAMARANVDAWVLICRENDNDPLAVHVGCENAGGTAAFLFLKQGESVRALALSPAGEATALKDVGPLDEVVPLERGADLYAQVASRLAAAKPARIAVNSSERVTVADGLSATQRAALEKALTPALRRKLVSSEDVVSEWLSVKLPEEVDILRKAAALTSQLEVEAYRAVVPGKTRDVDVARFLKRRMAELGVGDAWAPDQNPNVQSGPTRGHSHATERVIQPGDFIQTDFGIRVGGMWVTDIQRFAYVLAPGQTQPPKEALEKWEKGKKGSRIALAALKPGARGWDVDKAQRDWMREAGSEPVMWGTGHPVGYWAHDVGPALSGAQKGEPAKGQSARLVRPGQVFAFDGFFAWQDGGPDLLRLVSVEEMAVVTETGAEYLIPPQEDLVLIPSPAPTGTGQSRPAAPR from the coding sequence ATGACGCGCGCCCGGCCCGTACTCCTCTCCGCCCTGCTCACCGCCGTGCCTCTCTGGGCGCCCCTCGCCAGCGCCGCGGGTGGCGCCGACATCGTCTCCCCGGACGCCTGGCCGCGCATCCGGAAGGAGCGCATCCAGAAGCTGCTGCCCCAGGCCATGGCCCGCGCCAACGTGGACGCCTGGGTGCTCATCTGCCGTGAGAACGACAACGACCCGCTGGCCGTCCACGTCGGCTGTGAGAACGCGGGAGGGACCGCCGCCTTCCTCTTCCTCAAGCAGGGCGAGTCGGTGCGCGCCCTCGCCCTGTCTCCCGCGGGCGAGGCCACGGCGCTCAAGGACGTGGGCCCGCTGGACGAGGTGGTGCCGCTGGAGCGCGGCGCGGACCTCTATGCGCAGGTGGCCTCGCGGCTGGCGGCGGCGAAGCCCGCGCGCATCGCGGTGAACTCGTCCGAGCGGGTGACGGTGGCCGACGGCCTTTCCGCCACGCAGCGCGCCGCGCTGGAGAAGGCGCTGACGCCCGCGCTGCGCAGGAAGCTGGTGTCCTCCGAGGACGTCGTCTCCGAGTGGCTCTCCGTGAAGCTGCCCGAGGAGGTGGACATCCTCCGCAAGGCCGCCGCGCTGACGTCGCAGCTGGAGGTGGAGGCGTACCGCGCGGTGGTGCCGGGCAAGACGCGCGACGTGGACGTGGCGCGCTTCCTCAAGCGGCGCATGGCGGAGCTGGGCGTGGGCGACGCCTGGGCGCCGGACCAGAACCCCAACGTGCAGAGCGGCCCCACTCGGGGCCACTCGCACGCCACCGAGCGCGTGATTCAACCCGGAGACTTCATCCAGACGGACTTCGGCATCCGCGTGGGCGGCATGTGGGTGACGGACATCCAGCGCTTCGCCTACGTGCTGGCCCCGGGCCAGACGCAGCCGCCGAAGGAGGCGCTGGAGAAGTGGGAGAAGGGCAAGAAGGGCAGCCGGATTGCGCTGGCGGCCCTGAAGCCGGGCGCGCGCGGCTGGGACGTGGACAAGGCGCAGCGCGACTGGATGCGCGAGGCGGGCTCCGAGCCCGTCATGTGGGGCACCGGCCACCCCGTGGGCTACTGGGCGCACGACGTGGGCCCGGCGCTGTCCGGCGCCCAGAAGGGCGAGCCCGCCAAGGGCCAGTCCGCACGACTGGTCCGCCCCGGGCAGGTGTTCGCCTTCGACGGCTTCTTCGCCTGGCAGGACGGCGGGCCTGACTTGCTCCGCCTCGTCTCGGTGGAGGAGATGGCGGTGGTGACGGAGACGGGTGCGGAATACCTCATCCCACCGCAGGAGGACCTGGTGCTCATCCCCTCGCCCGCTCCCACGGGCACGGGGCAGTCGCGACCCGCTGCGCCGAGGTAA
- a CDS encoding response regulator, protein MKTVLVIDDDLFVLAVVRDILQKAGYAVVTVQTPADAFNMNVSDVSAILCDYNMPGMTGADVLTAMRELQHCQVPFVFLTGHEQLDDILPVAIRYGAELLPKPIQAEELVHVLAKQLSSTAA, encoded by the coding sequence ATGAAGACCGTGCTGGTGATTGACGATGACCTCTTCGTGCTCGCGGTGGTGAGGGACATCCTCCAGAAGGCGGGCTACGCGGTGGTGACGGTGCAGACGCCGGCCGATGCGTTCAACATGAACGTGTCCGACGTCTCCGCCATCCTCTGCGACTACAACATGCCGGGCATGACGGGCGCCGACGTGCTGACGGCGATGCGCGAGCTGCAGCACTGTCAGGTGCCCTTCGTCTTCCTCACCGGGCACGAGCAGCTGGACGACATCCTCCCCGTCGCCATCCGCTACGGCGCGGAGCTGCTGCCCAAGCCCATCCAAGCCGAGGAGCTGGTGCACGTGCTCGCGAAGCAGCTCTCCTCGACGGCGGCCTGA